The following nucleotide sequence is from Atribacterota bacterium.
AAAAGAAGGGTATTTGATGTGTATTTTAAGCTATCATAGTCTTTTCTAACCTGTAAGGTAGGTCTACCTGAAACCAGGAACATTTTGGCAGCAGAAAAAAGTACCCACAAAAATTTGACACAGACGAGGCAATTCGAATAATTGACAAAAACCCTTTTATATAGTATCATTTAATATGATTATATACTATATATAATGTTAGAAAGCCGTGGCCTTCAGTCACGGTTTAATTTTGCCTGATGGATTATGGAGCAGATGAAAAATGGCTAAAAATATATCTATTGATAAAATGCAATATACTGCAAAGCAAATTCAGGTCCTAGAAGGACTGGAGGCAGTAAGAAAAAGACCCAGTATGTATATTGGTAGTACTGGTAGTCGCGGTTTACATCATCTAGTAGATGAAGTTGTGGATAATAGCATTGACGAAGCAATGGCAGGATATTGTAATAAAATAAAGGTGATTATTCATACTGATAATAGTGTTACCGTAATTGATGATGGTCGCGGAATACCGGTAGATATACATAGCATTACTAATTTGCCTGCCGTTACTACTGTTCTGACTAAACTACATGCTGGTGGAAAATTTGGCAGTGGCAGCTATCAGGTTTCTGGTGGATTACATGGAGTGGGCATATCGGTAGTAAATGCCTTATCTGAATGGTTAGAGGTTACAGTAAGTAGAGATAAAAAAGTATATTGGCAGAGATTTGAAAGAGGGAAACCAGTTAGCGATTTAAAGGTGATTGATCGTACTACCAAGACTGGAACAAAAATAACTTATCGTTCGGATTCAGAGATTTTCGATGATATTACCATCAATTTTGATATTGTCGCTCATCGGCTAAAAGAGTTAGCCTTTTTAAATGCCGGGGTCAAGATTGAATTAATTGATGAACGAGAGAATGACAAAAATGCCACCTTTAAATATGATGGCGGGATTATTGAATTTGTAAAATATCTTAATAAAAACAGAGATGTTCTTTTTAGCAAGCCTTTTTATGTTAGCGGAAAGAAAGATGATATAGAAGTAGAAATAGCTATCCAATATAATACCGGATATTTAGAGAACATTCTTTCCTTTGCCAACAATATTAACACTGAAGAGGGCGGAACGCATTTAGCTGGTTTTAAAACTGCTCTAACTAAAGCTATTAACGATTATCTTAAAAATGATAGTATTCCCAATTCTAAAAAGTATTCTCTAAAAGGATTAGAACAGGGTCTTTCAGGGAACGACGTAAGGGAGGGATTAACCGCTGTAATTAGCGTAAAATTACTCAATCCCCAATTTGAAGGACAAACTAAAACAAAATTGGGCAATAATGAAGTAAAAGGTATTGTATCTTCTATTGTCAATGACAAACTGAGTACTTTTTTTATTGAAAATCCAGATACCATACAAAAGATACTGGCAAAATCTATCTCAGCTTATAAGGCTCGTGAGGCTGCCAGAAGAGCTCGGGAACTAGTCAGACAGAAAAATGGATTTAGCCTTGGTGCCCTGCCAGGGAAATTAGCTGATTGCTCAGAACGGGATCCATTTCATCGGGAGCTGTTTCTAGTAGAAGGTGATTCAGCAGGTGGTTCGGCTAAACAGGGTAGAGATCGTAAGTTTCAGGCCATTTTACCACTAAGAGGAAAAATTTTAAATGTAGAAAAGGCTCGTCTGCATAAAATTTTGACTAATAATGAAATAAAAGCCATTATTACTGCATCCGGTTTACAGATTGGTGATGATAACGAACTCGATCTATCTCAATTAAGGTACCATAAAATTATTATTATGACTGATGCTGATGTGGATGGAGAACATATTAAGACTTTACTATTAACACTCTTTTATCGTTACATGAGGCCGTTAGTAGAAAAAGGAAAAGTCTTTATTGCCAGGCCTCCTTTATATAAACTAAGCTATAATCAAAAAAACGAGTATTTTTTCAATGAAGAAGAAATGCAAAAAAAGATAAAAGAATTAAAAGGAAACTACACCATTCAACGTTATAAAGGACTTGGAGAAATGAATCCTATCCAATTATGGGAGACCACCATGAATCCTGAAACCAGAGTATTAAAGAGAGTTGAACTGGAAGATGCCTTAGAAGCGGATGAAATGTTTACCATTCTAATGGGAGGAAAGGTGGAACCAAGGAAGGAATTTATTTATCAGCATAGCGCTGAAGTAGTAGAATTAGATGTTTAGTGGCTTACCAAATATTTAAATATAAATACAATTTTACAGCAAGGTTTATTTATTATGAGCGAAGATTTAAAAAGAAATAATCAAGAAGAAAAAGAAAAGATAAAAGTAATAGGACCACAGGAAATTCCTACTGATATTACTGATGAAATTAAAACATCTTATTTGAATTACGCCATGAGCGTAATTGTAGGAAGGGCTATTCCTGATGTACGGGATGGATTAAAGCCGGTACATAGGCGTGTTCTTTATTCAATGTATAAACTGGGGAACACACCTGATAGACCATATAAAAAGTCTGCCAGAATCGTGGGAGATACTTTGGGTAAATACCATCCGCATGGGGATATGGCTGTCTATGATACCATTGTTAGAATGGCACAGGATTTTTCCTATCGTTATCCACTGGTAGATGGACAAGGGAATTTTGGTTCTATTGATGGTGACGCAGCAGCAGCTATGCGTTATACTGAAATTAGAATGTCACATCTTGCTCAGGAGATGCTTGCCGATATAAAAAAGGATACCGTTGATTTTATTCCTAATTTTGATAATTCACTGGAGGAACCTACCGTCTTACCGTCTCCTGTTCCTCAGTTGTTAATCAATGGTGCCTCTGGTATTGCAGTAGGTATGGCTACCAACATTCCTCCCCATAATCTGGGAGAAGTAATTGATGCCTGTGTTCTGCTAATTGAAAGCCCGGAGGCTACCTTAGAAGAAATCATGAAAGTTCTGCCTGGTCCGGATTTCCCTACTGGTGCCACAATATATGGTGTTTCTGGAATTAAAGAAGCCTACCAAACCGGAAAGGGTATTATTACTCTACAGGCTAAGGTAATTTCGGAAAATTTTGAGAAAAAAAGCAAACATGCCCCGGTACTAGTGGTAAAAGAATTACCTTATCAGGTCAATAAAGCTAACCTGGTTGAAGAAATAGCATCACTGGTACAGGATAAAAAAATTAATGACATCATTGCCTTAAGAGATGAATCAGATAGAAATGGGATGCGTGTTGTTATCGAGTTGAGAAAAAACGCCAATGTCAATGTGCTATTAAATAATTTATTTAAACATACTAATCTACAAACAACTTTTGGTATTAATATGCTGGCCATTGTAGATGGAAAACCAAAACAACTCAGTATTCGGGAGGCACTGGTCTATTTTTTAGCTCATCGCAAGACGGTTGTTGAAAGGCGTTCCCGATATGATTTAAAACAAGCCCAGGAAAGAGCTCATATTGTAGAAGGATTAAAAATTGCCCTGGCCAATATTGATGAAATTGTGCAGATTATTAAAAAATCAAAGGATGTTGATTCAGCCCGGCAGAACCTAATAAATCGATTCCAGCTCAGTGAAAAGCAAGCCCAGGCTATTCTAGATATGCGTTTACAGAAACTTACCTCTCTGGAGACCCAAAAACTGGAAGAAGAGTATCTGGAACTGATCAAAAGAATTGCCTATTTACAGGAAATTCTGGAAAATGAGAGGAAATTGATGTTGACTATAAAGGATGAATTATTAGATTTGAAGAGTAAATATGCTGATAATAGGCTTACCCAGATTGTTAAAGAAGAAAAAGAGCTAGAAGTAGAAGATTTTATTGCCGAAGAGGATATCGTTATTACCTATACCAAAGATGGATACCTGAAAAGATTACCCTTAAATACCTATCGGAAACAGCGAAGGGGGGGCAGAGGAGTAATCGGCATGGGAGTTAAACAAGAGGATCTGGTCGATAATCTTTATATTACCACAAACTTACATGACATCTTATTTTTCTCTAACAATGGGACTGTTTATAGGAGGAGAGCATATCAGATTCCAGAAGGGGGGAGAACTTCTCGCGGTATTGCAGTCGTTAATTTATTAGGCATTGGCAAGGGTGAGAGAATTACAACTGTTATTCCTATTCGTGAATTAGAATTTGAAAAATCTCGTGAGACTAATGATTTATTTCTCTATATGGCAACCAAACAGGGGAAAGTTAAGAAGGTTCCTCTTCACGCTTTTGCAAACCTGAGAAATAAAGAGATTATAGCTATCTCTTTAAATGAGGGAGATGAGTTAATCGGAGTAAGGATAGCCAACGTTGATGATAACGTTATTTTAACCACAAGAAAAGGAAAATCTGCTTACTTTTCTGGAAAGAAAATTCGTTCCATGGGTCGAACTGCCATGGGATGTCGCGGAATTTCTCTGGCTAAAGATGATTATCTAATTGACATTAGCTTGGTGAAATCCGATTCTGACGAAGAATTACTGCTGATTACTGAAAATGGGTCAGGTAAGAGAACTCCCATAAAATTTTATCGACTTTCTAAAAGCAGAGGAGGTAAAGGCGTTAAATCAATTCATCTAAGTAAAGAGAGGGGCAAGGTAATTTCTGTTAAAATAGTAAATGACAGAGATGAGTTGGTTGTGATTAGCCAAAAAGGAATTATTATTCGTGTTCCTGTTAAGGAGATAAGCACAACTGGCAGGAATTCTATGGGTGTTAAGGTTATGAATCTGGATAAGGATGACAAAGTAGCCAGCGTAGCTATTGTACCCCAATCTCAGGTTATAGAATAATGTATTTCCAATTCCTTTGTTTAACCAGAAAGCTTCTTTCTCAGAAGAGGTTAATGTTTAAATCCAATATTTTAACAATTTAAAAGATATTATAAAATTTCCTTTGACAAATAAAATTGCTAATGTTAAAATAGCATAAATTTATCCAGAAAGACCAAAGATGGGAAGAGTAGGGTAGATTAAAACACTTTTAGATATCCGAAGACCAGCCCGGAGGTTATTTATAAGATTAAAGAGTTGCTTAAACAATATTTTATTGTTTAAGAAGTAAAGTGGAACCGCGAAAAGAGAAGCCTTTCGTCTTTAGATAGAACGAAAGGCTTTTTTATTATATAGCAATAAATTTATTCGGCGAGGTAGAGGACAATGTGGAATAAAGAGATAGGTATTGGTATTTTGGGACTGGGGAATGTAGGAGGAGGCACTCTGGCAATTTTGGAGATGAATAAAGCTTTTATTGAGCAAGAAATATTTCCCTATAAAATAAAAATAGTTGGTCTGGCTGATTTAGATGCTAACAGGGAGCCTAAGTCTAAAGTGGACTACCTTTTTTTTACTACTGTAGCCCAGGGAGTTATTAAACATCCTGACATCCAGATTGTCATAGAAGCAATCGGAGGCGAGTACCCCGCCTATAATCTGATTAAACAAGCTTTAGAGAAAGGCAAACATGTAGTAACACCTAACAAGGAAGTGGTAGCAAAACATGGATATGAATTGCTCGAAATTGCTCATAAGAATAATGTTCAATTCTTATTCGAAGCCTCTGTGGGAAGTGCTATTCCTATTCTAGAAGTTATTTTGAATATTCTAACATCATGTCCACTTAGTGAGATTAGCGGAATTTTAAATGGCACCACCAATTACATTCTGGATTTGATGTGGGAACAGAATATAACTCAGAAAGAAGCGTTGAAAAAGGCACAGAATATGGGTTATGCAGAGGCAGATCCCAGCAAAGATATTAATGGATTGGATGCTATGTATAAGATGTTTATTCTGGCTACCCTTGGCTTTAGAGGAAGGTTGAATTTGAACCAGATTAATTATTCCGGCATTGGCCATATTGCCCTTGATGATATTCAGTTAGCAAAACAGCTTGGTTATCGTATTAAATTACTAGCCACAGCCAGAAAAAAATATAATGAATTAGATTTCCGGATTAGCCCTGTTTTAATTAAAGAGGATCATCTGCTTTCTAATATTCAGGGTGCCAATAATGGGATATTTTTATCTGGCAATGGCTATGGAGATTTATTCTTTTCTGGTGCAGGCGCAGGGGGCATCGCTGGGGCTAGCATGATTATCAGCGATATTATAAGAATTATCAGAAAGCCCCAGAACTTTGAATATAATTTTTTGCTTAAAGATTTTGAAGAATTGAAGATTGAAAAACTGGATCAGGTTGAGCATTCATATTTTCTGAAAATCAAAATAGGAAATAAGCAAGAAGATAGAGAAAATATAAGGAATGTTTTGTTAAAGAATAGTCTATTAGTGGATGGAGTTTCAGAGATAAAACACAAAGATAATACCTTAACCATAGGCTTTATCATTGATTCAATAGAGGAAAGGAAAGCAAAAGAGGCTATAAGAGAAATAAAAAAAGTTAATTATATTCAAGCAATAGATTATCTCGAGGTATATCAGAAGGCAATACAAAAATAGGTTTTTAACAATAGTTTTTATGACATTGTCCTGATTGTGTCAATCAATAAACCTGATTAGGCAATAATCAAGTTTATCTATTATCTTATGCCATGTTTATCTAAAGGAGAGGAAATAATGGTTAAAGTAAGAGTACCAGCTACAACAGCAAACCTGGGCTCAGGTTTTGATTGTCTGGGAATGGCTTTATCTCTTTACCTGGAAATAGAAATGGAGAAAATTGGGCAAGATTTTGTGTTTCAGGCAGAAGGAGAAGGAATGGAAATGCTTTCCTCTGATAAAAGCAATTTAATCTATAGAGCAGCCAGCGTGGTAATGGATAAAGCTAATATCAACCCGGTTAATAGGGGTATAAGGATTACTGTTAAAAATGAGATACCTATTGAAAGAGGATTAGGAAGTAGTGCAGCTGCCATTATTGGTGGAATCATGGCAACGAACCAGCTCTATGATCTTAATTTAAGCAGGGAAGAAATATTACAAATGGCCTTCAGTTTGGAAGGTCATCTTGATAACATCGTACCAGCACTTATTGGTGGTTTTACCATTTCGTATAGAGATCAGAGGGGGCAGATAAGGTGGGTAAAATTGGATATACCTCATGACATGAGAGCAGTAGTGGGGATACCTTCTTTTACCTTAAGTACAGAAGAGATGAGAAAAGTATTGCCCGAACAGGTTTCTCTTCAGGATGCTGTGGATAATCTAAGCAAATCTGCCTTACTGGTAAATGCCTTACAACAATCGAAATGGGAACTTATTCCTGAGGCAATGCAGGATCGTCTTCATCAACCGTTCCGCCTCCCCTTTATTAAAGGAGCTAAGAATATCTTTACAGAGGTGCAAAAAAGTGGAATAGCTGGTGTGGCGTTAAGTGGTTCAGGTCCTACCATCATTTCACTGGTGAAAGATGGCCTGGAAAACGAGATTATAAAAATCATGAGGAAAACCTTTTCCGCTGCCAGCATTAAAAGCCAGGTAAAAGTACTGGATCCCGATATAGATGGGGCTATTGTAATAAAGGGAGAGAAAGATTGTCCTATTATTGTGCAAAAATATGGAGGGAGTTCTGTTGCTGATATCGAAAAAATTAAAATGGTAGCTCGAAAGATTGTAGAACAAGCAAGACTGGGAAATCGTTTAATTGTAGTAGTTTCAGCTATGGGTAAAACAACAGATGATCTAATAAATAAAGCTCGCCAAATAATACCAAATCCTAGTGAAAGAGAAATGGATATGTTATTATCCACCGGTGAACAGGTATCAATTGCCTTAGTAACGATGTCTATTCAAGCCCTGGGGGAGAAGGCGATTTCATTTACCGGAGCCCAGGCTGGCATTAGAACTAATAATTCTTACACCAGAGCCAGAATTAATAGTATAAATGAACAACGTATCAAGAAGGCTTTGAATCAAGGAAAGATAGTAATTGTTGCCGGATTTCAAGGTATTGATGATGAAGGGAATATTACCACCCTGGGAAGAGGGGGTTCTGATACTACTGCTATTGCTCTGGCAGCCAGGGTGAAGGCGGCGTGTTGTGAAATTTATACTGATGTAGACGGTGTTTTTACTGCTGATCCTGGACTGGTACCCGAGGCAAGGAAAATTAAAGAAATTTCTCATGATGAAATGTCCGAAATGGCTATCTTGGGTGCTAAAGTATTGTATTATCGGGCAATTGATATTGCTCGAAACCATAGTGTAGAGATATTAGTAAAATCAAGTT
It contains:
- the gyrB gene encoding DNA topoisomerase (ATP-hydrolyzing) subunit B; amino-acid sequence: MAKNISIDKMQYTAKQIQVLEGLEAVRKRPSMYIGSTGSRGLHHLVDEVVDNSIDEAMAGYCNKIKVIIHTDNSVTVIDDGRGIPVDIHSITNLPAVTTVLTKLHAGGKFGSGSYQVSGGLHGVGISVVNALSEWLEVTVSRDKKVYWQRFERGKPVSDLKVIDRTTKTGTKITYRSDSEIFDDITINFDIVAHRLKELAFLNAGVKIELIDERENDKNATFKYDGGIIEFVKYLNKNRDVLFSKPFYVSGKKDDIEVEIAIQYNTGYLENILSFANNINTEEGGTHLAGFKTALTKAINDYLKNDSIPNSKKYSLKGLEQGLSGNDVREGLTAVISVKLLNPQFEGQTKTKLGNNEVKGIVSSIVNDKLSTFFIENPDTIQKILAKSISAYKAREAARRARELVRQKNGFSLGALPGKLADCSERDPFHRELFLVEGDSAGGSAKQGRDRKFQAILPLRGKILNVEKARLHKILTNNEIKAIITASGLQIGDDNELDLSQLRYHKIIIMTDADVDGEHIKTLLLTLFYRYMRPLVEKGKVFIARPPLYKLSYNQKNEYFFNEEEMQKKIKELKGNYTIQRYKGLGEMNPIQLWETTMNPETRVLKRVELEDALEADEMFTILMGGKVEPRKEFIYQHSAEVVELDV
- the gyrA gene encoding DNA gyrase subunit A, encoding MSEDLKRNNQEEKEKIKVIGPQEIPTDITDEIKTSYLNYAMSVIVGRAIPDVRDGLKPVHRRVLYSMYKLGNTPDRPYKKSARIVGDTLGKYHPHGDMAVYDTIVRMAQDFSYRYPLVDGQGNFGSIDGDAAAAMRYTEIRMSHLAQEMLADIKKDTVDFIPNFDNSLEEPTVLPSPVPQLLINGASGIAVGMATNIPPHNLGEVIDACVLLIESPEATLEEIMKVLPGPDFPTGATIYGVSGIKEAYQTGKGIITLQAKVISENFEKKSKHAPVLVVKELPYQVNKANLVEEIASLVQDKKINDIIALRDESDRNGMRVVIELRKNANVNVLLNNLFKHTNLQTTFGINMLAIVDGKPKQLSIREALVYFLAHRKTVVERRSRYDLKQAQERAHIVEGLKIALANIDEIVQIIKKSKDVDSARQNLINRFQLSEKQAQAILDMRLQKLTSLETQKLEEEYLELIKRIAYLQEILENERKLMLTIKDELLDLKSKYADNRLTQIVKEEKELEVEDFIAEEDIVITYTKDGYLKRLPLNTYRKQRRGGRGVIGMGVKQEDLVDNLYITTNLHDILFFSNNGTVYRRRAYQIPEGGRTSRGIAVVNLLGIGKGERITTVIPIRELEFEKSRETNDLFLYMATKQGKVKKVPLHAFANLRNKEIIAISLNEGDELIGVRIANVDDNVILTTRKGKSAYFSGKKIRSMGRTAMGCRGISLAKDDYLIDISLVKSDSDEELLLITENGSGKRTPIKFYRLSKSRGGKGVKSIHLSKERGKVISVKIVNDRDELVVISQKGIIIRVPVKEISTTGRNSMGVKVMNLDKDDKVASVAIVPQSQVIE
- a CDS encoding homoserine dehydrogenase; the encoded protein is MWNKEIGIGILGLGNVGGGTLAILEMNKAFIEQEIFPYKIKIVGLADLDANREPKSKVDYLFFTTVAQGVIKHPDIQIVIEAIGGEYPAYNLIKQALEKGKHVVTPNKEVVAKHGYELLEIAHKNNVQFLFEASVGSAIPILEVILNILTSCPLSEISGILNGTTNYILDLMWEQNITQKEALKKAQNMGYAEADPSKDINGLDAMYKMFILATLGFRGRLNLNQINYSGIGHIALDDIQLAKQLGYRIKLLATARKKYNELDFRISPVLIKEDHLLSNIQGANNGIFLSGNGYGDLFFSGAGAGGIAGASMIISDIIRIIRKPQNFEYNFLLKDFEELKIEKLDQVEHSYFLKIKIGNKQEDRENIRNVLLKNSLLVDGVSEIKHKDNTLTIGFIIDSIEERKAKEAIREIKKVNYIQAIDYLEVYQKAIQK
- a CDS encoding aspartate kinase, whose product is MIVQKYGGSSVADIEKIKMVARKIVEQARLGNRLIVVVSAMGKTTDDLINKARQIIPNPSEREMDMLLSTGEQVSIALVTMSIQALGEKAISFTGAQAGIRTNNSYTRARINSINEQRIKKALNQGKIVIVAGFQGIDDEGNITTLGRGGSDTTAIALAARVKAACCEIYTDVDGVFTADPGLVPEARKIKEISHDEMSEMAILGAKVLYYRAIDIARNHSVEILVKSSFHNGPGTIIRTGEEILMLEKVNVRAVTYEVNVGKIIIKNVPDIPGIAAKLFRALAKEEITVDMIIQSAEHDKVNDIAFTVAQDNLEKALNITNKVESEIGSPEVLSDNDVAKISIVGAGITSDPLIAARMFESLARNNINIDMISTSGTRISCLINQKDIETAVRAVHQEFQLEEEG